A portion of the Stigmatella aurantiaca DW4/3-1 genome contains these proteins:
- the gltE gene encoding adventurous gliding motility TPR repeat lipoprotein GltE, giving the protein MMTPTRCLRTSLWVAAVVLLATGCTSSTATGPTGPKNLNPQAQAKDNEPVSISNRAKLLFEDAVKAFDAQKKAKAFDYPSLDRKFKAALEADANIAEADYNLGVIAERQGKKDEAKTWYQSALKKKPSLRQASENLAVMAQNNGDIGGAVALYQDVLKRYPDDAQSRARLAEIYRQTGDHDRAMEFSRAALMREPQSTTALKVMMRSYLDRKQLAMAKLVALRALKLDENDPELHHTIGLILQQEGDADGARLQFKRALETREDYVPSHIVLAQLALEAEDYPGAEEHLRRILQAGAKSAAAHVNLGIAYKGQGQYDKAMQEYDAAEKLDPKVAAIYLNRAVILHQAKDAPERAVELYKKYIGMAGGDVALNAEAPVFNLLREAEAVIQAKNEAKAAEAQAKQMETLQAEQQKMLQAEEAKQKAAGGTAANAAGNAQAPQKAPPGEAGAADPAQGANEQKNPAQADSDEPADDFM; this is encoded by the coding sequence ATGATGACTCCTACCCGTTGCCTCCGTACGTCGCTGTGGGTTGCGGCCGTGGTGCTGCTTGCCACGGGCTGCACTTCTTCCACGGCCACGGGCCCCACGGGCCCGAAGAATCTGAATCCCCAGGCGCAGGCGAAGGACAACGAGCCTGTGTCCATCTCCAACCGCGCCAAGCTCCTCTTCGAGGACGCGGTGAAGGCGTTCGACGCTCAGAAGAAGGCCAAGGCGTTCGACTATCCTTCGCTGGATCGCAAGTTCAAGGCCGCCTTGGAGGCGGACGCGAACATCGCCGAGGCGGACTACAACCTGGGTGTCATCGCCGAGCGGCAGGGCAAGAAGGATGAGGCCAAGACCTGGTACCAGTCAGCGCTGAAGAAGAAGCCATCGCTGCGCCAGGCCTCCGAGAACCTGGCCGTCATGGCCCAGAACAACGGGGACATCGGTGGGGCGGTGGCCCTGTACCAGGATGTCCTCAAGCGCTACCCGGACGATGCCCAGAGCCGGGCCCGCCTGGCGGAGATCTACCGTCAGACGGGTGATCACGACCGGGCCATGGAGTTCTCCCGGGCAGCGCTCATGCGCGAGCCCCAGTCCACCACGGCCCTCAAGGTGATGATGCGCAGCTATCTCGATCGCAAGCAGCTGGCCATGGCGAAGCTGGTGGCCCTGCGGGCCTTGAAGCTCGACGAGAATGATCCCGAGTTGCACCACACCATCGGCCTCATCCTCCAGCAGGAAGGGGACGCGGACGGTGCCCGGCTGCAGTTCAAGCGCGCCCTGGAAACCCGCGAGGACTATGTGCCCTCGCACATCGTGCTGGCGCAGTTGGCGCTGGAGGCCGAGGACTATCCTGGGGCGGAGGAGCACCTGCGCCGCATCCTTCAGGCCGGGGCCAAGAGCGCCGCCGCGCACGTCAACTTGGGCATCGCCTACAAGGGCCAGGGCCAGTACGACAAGGCGATGCAGGAGTACGACGCGGCCGAGAAGCTCGATCCGAAGGTGGCCGCCATCTACCTCAACCGTGCCGTCATCCTGCACCAGGCCAAGGACGCCCCGGAGCGCGCCGTCGAGCTTTACAAGAAGTACATCGGCATGGCGGGAGGCGACGTCGCCCTCAACGCCGAGGCCCCCGTCTTCAACCTGCTGCGCGAGGCGGAGGCGGTGATCCAGGCCAAGAATGAGGCCAAGGCCGCCGAGGCCCAGGCCAAGCAGATGGAGACGCTCCAGGCCGAGCAGCAGAAGATGCTCCAGGCCGAGGAAGCCAAGCAGAAGGCCGCGGGTGGGACGGCGGCCAATGCCGCGGGCAACGCGCAGGCGCCTCAGAAGGCCCCTCCGGGGGAAGCAGGGGCGGCGGATCCGGCTCAAGGGGCGAATGAGCAGAAAAATCCAGCTCAGGCGGACTCTGACGAGCCGGCAGACGATTTCATGTGA
- the gltG gene encoding adventurous gliding motility protein GltG encodes MAVPLTLKVFKNETLVSSKDFDRDIIKIGRLSSAHLCLEDEKVSRIHSVIEAAADGSLSIIDMGSVEGTYVNGKRVNKGRIAFGDEIRVGGTTIRLENPAAMAAVNLAAAVSGTEATVAVPVAPAPIAEAPLASSLAQAVVAPVAAAEPVPQAMDASFLATQKHETVQPVAAEAAAPVERVRTVRRGKSNGPLGVSLRFMWGDQRVGEFLVAPGKKTSFTVGSAAGVNFVMGDAKLENPSMELLRTDGQSFTLLFNGKMKGELVRKDETLDLKAVIESGKASNDGGAYGLTLESDDFCWVDLGGVTVEVCFQAVPKKVHVPFADSVDYRTLNIFLLTFFAGTMFVISAANRSGDGEAFADELAGNNARLAKLIIKPPETQKNKFLEKLNEQKAEKEKKKSGELAAKQKKEEGQMGKKDEVKTNNRAPVKDKRDEARALTQKIFGGKGGAAAIFGSAGLGGDLKNAMGNMFGAKTGASGGFGGLGIRGSGGGGGGTGDTVGIGGIGTKGRGGGTASYGSGVGTLGGKQSVDVGITSSEPMVMGSLDKELIRQVIQRNRSQIRFCYESQLTKYPKLGGKVAVKFVINAEGRVVSSDVAQSTAGNAELESCVAGRVRTWQFPKPKGGGVVIVTYPFIFKQSGE; translated from the coding sequence ATGGCCGTTCCTCTGACGCTCAAAGTCTTCAAAAACGAAACCCTTGTCTCGTCGAAGGATTTCGACCGGGACATCATCAAGATCGGCCGCCTGTCCTCGGCGCACCTGTGCCTGGAGGATGAGAAGGTCAGCCGCATCCACTCCGTTATCGAGGCTGCGGCGGATGGCTCGCTGTCCATCATCGACATGGGCAGTGTCGAGGGCACCTACGTCAACGGCAAGCGCGTCAACAAGGGGCGCATCGCCTTCGGTGACGAGATCCGCGTGGGTGGCACCACCATCCGCCTGGAGAACCCGGCGGCCATGGCCGCCGTGAACCTCGCGGCCGCGGTCTCCGGCACGGAGGCGACGGTGGCGGTGCCCGTGGCGCCCGCGCCGATCGCGGAAGCCCCCTTGGCTTCGTCCCTGGCGCAAGCGGTCGTTGCTCCCGTGGCGGCCGCCGAGCCCGTGCCGCAGGCGATGGATGCGTCCTTCCTCGCCACGCAGAAGCACGAGACGGTGCAGCCCGTGGCCGCCGAAGCGGCTGCCCCCGTGGAGCGCGTGCGCACCGTGCGCCGGGGCAAGTCGAACGGTCCGCTCGGGGTGTCCCTGCGGTTCATGTGGGGAGATCAGCGGGTGGGCGAGTTCCTCGTTGCCCCCGGCAAGAAGACGTCCTTCACGGTGGGCAGCGCCGCGGGCGTGAACTTCGTCATGGGCGACGCCAAGCTGGAGAATCCCAGCATGGAGTTGCTGCGCACGGATGGGCAGTCCTTCACGCTTCTCTTCAACGGGAAGATGAAGGGCGAGCTGGTCCGCAAGGACGAGACGCTGGATCTCAAGGCCGTCATCGAGTCCGGCAAGGCCTCCAATGATGGCGGAGCGTACGGTCTGACGTTGGAGTCTGACGACTTCTGCTGGGTCGACCTGGGCGGCGTCACGGTGGAGGTGTGCTTCCAGGCCGTGCCCAAGAAGGTCCACGTGCCGTTCGCCGACTCGGTGGACTACCGGACGCTGAACATCTTCCTGCTGACGTTCTTCGCCGGGACGATGTTCGTCATCAGCGCGGCCAACCGGAGCGGGGACGGCGAGGCGTTCGCCGACGAACTGGCGGGTAACAACGCGCGTCTGGCCAAGCTCATCATCAAGCCTCCCGAGACCCAGAAGAACAAGTTCCTCGAGAAGCTCAACGAGCAGAAGGCCGAGAAGGAGAAGAAGAAGAGCGGCGAGCTGGCCGCCAAGCAGAAAAAAGAAGAAGGCCAGATGGGTAAGAAGGACGAGGTCAAGACGAACAACCGCGCCCCGGTCAAGGACAAGCGCGACGAGGCCCGGGCCCTGACGCAGAAGATCTTCGGGGGCAAGGGCGGCGCGGCCGCCATCTTTGGCAGCGCGGGCCTGGGCGGTGACCTCAAGAACGCCATGGGCAACATGTTCGGCGCCAAGACGGGCGCCTCGGGTGGCTTCGGCGGCCTGGGCATTCGCGGCAGCGGTGGCGGTGGTGGCGGCACGGGTGACACCGTCGGCATCGGCGGCATCGGCACCAAGGGCCGTGGCGGTGGCACCGCCAGCTATGGCTCCGGTGTAGGTACGCTCGGAGGCAAGCAGAGCGTGGATGTCGGCATCACCTCGTCGGAGCCCATGGTCATGGGCTCTCTGGACAAGGAGCTCATCCGCCAGGTCATCCAGCGCAACCGCAGCCAGATCCGGTTCTGCTACGAAAGCCAGCTGACCAAGTACCCGAAGCTGGGCGGCAAGGTGGCGGTGAAGTTCGTCATCAACGCCGAGGGACGGGTGGTCTCCTCCGACGTGGCCCAGTCCACCGCGGGCAACGCGGAACTGGAGAGCTGCGTGGCGGGCCGCGTGCGGACCTGGCAGTTCCCCAAGCCCAAGGGCGGCGGCGTGGTGATCGTCACCTATCCGTTCATCTTCAAGCAGTCCGGCGAGTGA
- a CDS encoding tetratricopeptide repeat protein, producing MGRTLLVCLVLLASVASAQGKKAPREADLGKKSATTVDKSLAGDITRKKEEEKAAPALQYDQFRLGVEMQVASKRREQIESLKKIIALSADQAEAPSLLFRLGELYWEESKYFEFEANRKDDDLIQAMNRNDAAGQQRAKSEKAELIARSKEYGKHAVEQYTKIVQEYPSFERSDEVLFFLGNFLMEDGQDRKALVAYKRLVEKFPKSKFLPDVYLAFGEYYFNNSKGKRPELEKALEAYRRAAEFTESQAYAFAIYKQGWCYFNMGEYAQAKDKFKTVVLYGELAGASAIEKDGGKSGKNTLVREARTDYVRTYARDGDVMQARDDFSKVATKPDDRFAMMRQLANLYYGDGKDREAAITYNALIKEKPLSPESPGFQAKIVDCVLRMGNKDRTVAQVRRLVKITKEVEASGIIKEDKDKRLLADANELAERTLSNLAVTWHNEAKKTRDEETFRYADSIYGDYLTLFPENPKAYDMRFFWAELLNDHLHNYEKASLNYTLVVLQDAKLLEAKDDKGNPKPGKPGKWLNNAAYNAVLAYDEVVKAAEEKGTLKAPATGDSKKKIEIPEPRKGLLEACERYLKYVTKAEKRVEINFKAANIYYRYNHFDEAVARFSDIALNQPDYKFDNGERAGEVAANLVLDSYNLQKDYAKVNEWARKFYANDKLAVGKFREDLSKLIEQSSFALVAQLEEKKQFAKAADAYLAFVKDFPETTIADQALYNASVDFFKAKMLDRAIEVRQSLISQYPRSRFVPDSIYANAEALEAIGDFAQAADTYELYVKGYERSVAEKGAGKAKPAKGAKKGAADDKPAVPQKWEESKAQIALFNAATYREGLGQYKQALRNRERYLETWPKAKDAEQIYLSIVSLHGKNGAYGKAMKMLEDYEKDNLRSPSKVLTAEGLIVDIFENKLKRAKDTKRLYDRIFEYYDKLPSRMQKSLEKTALSPVARAQFLSVEPDWREYLRLKFSWGRPASPERFKGSIADKGRALDVVQKKYVQTVSFGAPESAICALHRIGLAYHEFADKINNAPMPPGIDAETEQALRDEFSNQATPLRDKATEAFSSAVAKSQELDFFNDCSRESLKMLRTTYRPDLFPEVHEERVSLLKGAELALGGDVLVAIQDVPPPVVEDEPAQQARTEELREDLADLTKKLREQTATDVSARPAGAQDGSAPKNASADDEEPEDFL from the coding sequence ATGGGCCGCACGCTCCTCGTCTGCCTCGTGCTCCTGGCATCGGTTGCATCTGCTCAGGGGAAAAAGGCGCCTCGTGAAGCTGACCTCGGCAAGAAGTCGGCCACCACGGTGGACAAGTCGCTCGCGGGCGACATCACCCGTAAGAAGGAAGAGGAGAAGGCCGCCCCGGCGCTCCAATACGATCAGTTCCGCCTGGGCGTGGAGATGCAGGTCGCCTCCAAGCGCCGCGAACAGATCGAATCCCTGAAGAAGATCATCGCCCTGTCCGCGGACCAGGCCGAAGCCCCCAGCCTGCTGTTCCGCCTGGGCGAGCTCTACTGGGAAGAGTCGAAGTACTTCGAGTTCGAGGCGAACCGGAAGGACGACGATCTCATCCAGGCCATGAACCGCAATGACGCGGCGGGCCAGCAGCGTGCCAAGTCCGAGAAGGCGGAGCTGATTGCCCGCTCCAAGGAGTACGGCAAGCACGCGGTGGAGCAGTACACGAAGATCGTCCAGGAATACCCGAGCTTCGAGCGCAGCGACGAGGTGCTCTTCTTCCTCGGCAACTTCCTGATGGAAGACGGCCAGGACCGCAAGGCGCTGGTGGCCTACAAGCGGTTGGTGGAGAAGTTCCCCAAGTCCAAGTTCCTGCCGGACGTGTACTTGGCCTTCGGCGAGTACTACTTCAACAACTCCAAGGGCAAGCGCCCCGAGCTGGAGAAGGCCCTGGAGGCTTACCGGCGGGCCGCGGAGTTCACCGAGAGCCAAGCCTACGCCTTCGCGATCTACAAGCAGGGTTGGTGCTACTTCAACATGGGCGAGTACGCCCAGGCGAAGGACAAGTTCAAGACGGTGGTGCTCTACGGCGAACTGGCCGGCGCCAGCGCGATCGAGAAGGACGGCGGCAAGAGCGGCAAGAACACGCTGGTGCGCGAGGCCCGCACGGACTACGTGCGCACCTACGCGCGCGACGGCGACGTGATGCAGGCCCGCGACGACTTCAGCAAGGTGGCCACCAAGCCCGACGATCGCTTCGCGATGATGCGGCAGCTGGCCAACCTTTATTACGGCGATGGCAAGGACCGCGAGGCGGCCATCACCTACAACGCCCTCATCAAGGAGAAGCCGCTGTCGCCCGAGTCGCCAGGCTTCCAGGCGAAGATCGTCGACTGCGTGCTGCGCATGGGCAACAAGGACCGCACCGTCGCCCAGGTGCGCCGCCTGGTGAAGATCACCAAGGAAGTGGAGGCCTCCGGCATCATCAAGGAGGACAAGGACAAGCGGCTGCTGGCCGATGCGAACGAGCTGGCCGAGCGCACCCTGTCGAACCTCGCCGTCACCTGGCACAACGAGGCCAAGAAGACGCGCGACGAGGAGACCTTCCGCTACGCGGACTCCATCTACGGTGACTACCTCACGCTCTTCCCGGAGAACCCCAAGGCGTACGACATGCGGTTCTTCTGGGCGGAGTTGCTCAACGATCACCTGCACAACTACGAGAAGGCCTCGCTCAACTACACCCTCGTGGTCCTCCAGGACGCCAAGCTGTTGGAGGCCAAGGACGACAAGGGCAATCCCAAGCCCGGCAAGCCCGGCAAGTGGCTGAACAACGCCGCCTACAACGCGGTGCTCGCCTATGACGAGGTCGTCAAGGCCGCCGAGGAGAAGGGCACGCTCAAGGCCCCGGCCACCGGCGACAGCAAGAAGAAGATCGAGATCCCCGAGCCGCGCAAGGGTCTGCTCGAGGCGTGTGAGCGCTACCTCAAGTACGTGACCAAGGCCGAGAAGCGGGTGGAGATCAACTTCAAGGCCGCCAACATCTACTACCGCTACAACCACTTCGATGAGGCGGTGGCCCGCTTCAGCGACATCGCCCTCAACCAGCCGGACTACAAGTTCGACAACGGGGAGCGCGCGGGCGAGGTGGCCGCCAACCTGGTGCTCGACTCGTACAACCTCCAGAAGGACTACGCGAAGGTGAACGAGTGGGCGCGGAAGTTCTACGCCAACGACAAGCTGGCGGTGGGCAAGTTCCGCGAGGACCTCTCCAAGCTCATCGAGCAGTCCTCGTTCGCCCTGGTGGCTCAGCTGGAGGAGAAGAAGCAGTTCGCCAAGGCGGCCGATGCCTACCTGGCGTTCGTCAAGGACTTCCCCGAGACGACCATCGCGGACCAGGCGCTCTACAACGCCTCCGTGGACTTCTTCAAAGCGAAGATGCTCGACCGGGCCATCGAGGTTCGTCAGAGCCTCATCTCCCAGTACCCGCGCTCGCGCTTCGTGCCGGACTCGATCTACGCCAATGCCGAGGCCCTGGAGGCCATCGGTGACTTCGCGCAGGCCGCCGACACGTACGAGCTGTACGTGAAGGGCTACGAGCGCAGCGTGGCCGAGAAGGGCGCGGGCAAGGCCAAGCCGGCCAAGGGCGCGAAGAAGGGCGCCGCGGACGACAAGCCGGCCGTTCCCCAGAAGTGGGAGGAGAGCAAGGCGCAGATTGCCCTGTTCAACGCCGCCACCTACAGGGAGGGGCTGGGCCAGTACAAGCAGGCGCTGCGCAACCGCGAGCGCTACCTGGAGACGTGGCCCAAGGCGAAGGACGCCGAGCAGATCTACCTGTCCATCGTGTCCCTGCACGGCAAGAACGGCGCCTACGGCAAGGCGATGAAGATGCTGGAGGACTACGAGAAGGACAACCTGCGCTCGCCCAGCAAGGTGCTGACGGCCGAGGGCCTCATCGTCGACATCTTCGAGAACAAGCTGAAGCGGGCCAAGGACACCAAGCGCCTCTACGACCGCATCTTCGAGTACTACGACAAGCTGCCCAGCCGCATGCAGAAGAGCCTGGAGAAGACGGCGCTGTCGCCCGTGGCGCGCGCTCAGTTCCTGAGCGTGGAGCCGGACTGGCGTGAGTACCTGCGCCTGAAGTTCTCCTGGGGCCGGCCCGCCAGCCCCGAGCGCTTCAAAGGCTCCATCGCCGACAAGGGCCGGGCGCTGGACGTGGTGCAGAAAAAGTACGTGCAGACGGTGTCGTTCGGCGCCCCCGAGTCCGCCATCTGCGCGCTGCACCGCATCGGGCTCGCCTACCACGAGTTCGCCGACAAGATAAACAACGCGCCCATGCCGCCGGGCATCGACGCGGAGACCGAGCAGGCGCTGCGCGACGAGTTCTCCAACCAGGCCACGCCGCTGCGAGACAAGGCCACCGAGGCTTTCTCCAGCGCGGTCGCCAAGAGCCAGGAGCTGGACTTCTTCAACGACTGCTCGCGCGAGAGCCTGAAGATGCTGCGCACCACCTACCGCCCGGATCTGTTCCCGGAGGTGCATGAGGAGCGGGTGTCGCTGCTGAAGGGGGCGGAGCTGGCCCTGGGCGGGGACGTGCTGGTGGCCATCCAGGATGTCCCGCCGCCCGTGGTGGAGGACGAGCCTGCCCAGCAGGCGAGGACCGAAGAGCTCCGCGAGGATCTCGCCGACCTCACCAAGAAGCTGCGTGAGCAGACGGCGACCGACGTCAGTGCTCGCCCGGCCGGGGCTCAGGACGGCTCCGCGCCCAAGAATGCGTCCGCGGACGACGAAGAGCCTGAGGACTTCCTGTAA
- the cglF gene encoding adventurous gliding motility protein CglF, translated as MRKLVTVCVMLSMAPAFAQDEGGAQEGGEGNVRYNKTTSIDFEDDTIEGDLTKPDGEYVEARKKVKHSNLIRIREDFQDKVMQSVGEL; from the coding sequence ATGCGGAAGCTCGTGACCGTGTGCGTGATGCTCTCGATGGCCCCGGCCTTCGCCCAGGATGAAGGGGGGGCCCAGGAGGGGGGCGAGGGCAACGTGCGTTACAACAAGACGACCAGCATCGACTTCGAGGACGACACCATCGAAGGCGACCTCACCAAGCCGGACGGCGAGTACGTGGAGGCGCGCAAGAAGGTGAAGCACTCCAACCTCATCCGCATCCGCGAGGATTTTCAGGACAAGGTGATGCAGTCGGTGGGAGAGCTGTAA
- the cglE gene encoding adventurous gliding motility protein CglE has translation MKALAPFVLFSVLAAPTLAGAQQSTSDTNSVQDRPAVTFNEIERGLYFSVQGGPSFIVNPPAEEGERPFSSGQMAQVEVGFDIGDRLSLGVFLMGAANRAGSDYVGNSGGAASGDFSYLVPGAVARVHLVGFADNQEVKRTWIYARGGVGYTLFSPKLLLPDSDILVFAGPGVEYYTRLRHFSVGLEVSASYLVSSGSFGFAVSPNLRYAF, from the coding sequence ATGAAAGCTCTCGCCCCCTTCGTCCTCTTCTCCGTGCTGGCCGCGCCAACGCTTGCGGGCGCCCAGCAGTCCACTTCGGACACCAATTCGGTGCAGGACCGGCCGGCCGTGACGTTCAATGAGATCGAGCGCGGCCTCTACTTCTCCGTGCAGGGAGGGCCCTCCTTCATCGTCAACCCTCCGGCGGAAGAGGGGGAGCGGCCATTCTCGTCTGGGCAGATGGCTCAGGTGGAGGTGGGCTTCGACATCGGAGACCGCCTGTCGCTGGGCGTGTTCTTGATGGGCGCTGCCAACCGGGCGGGGTCCGATTATGTCGGTAACTCCGGGGGCGCGGCCTCCGGCGACTTTTCTTATCTGGTTCCGGGAGCCGTGGCCCGGGTGCATCTGGTGGGCTTCGCGGACAACCAGGAGGTGAAGCGCACCTGGATCTACGCCCGCGGAGGAGTGGGTTACACCCTGTTTTCGCCCAAGCTGCTCCTGCCGGACTCCGACATTCTGGTGTTCGCGGGACCTGGAGTGGAGTACTACACGCGTTTGCGCCACTTCTCGGTGGGCCTCGAGGTATCGGCCAGCTATCTGGTCTCCTCGGGATCGTTCGGGTTCGCGGTGTCGCCGAACCTTCGCTACGCGTTCTAG